The DNA sequence GATCTCGCGCAGCTTCTGAACGCTGTGCTGGGTGGGCTTGGTCTTGAGCTCCCCGGAGGCGGAGAGGTACGGTATGAGAGTCAGATGTATGTAGAGGACGTTCTCGCGGCCGGCGTCGAACTTGAACTGCCTGATCGCCTCGAGGAAGGGCAGGCTCTCGATGTCCCCGACCGTGCCGCCGATCTCGACGAGGACGAGGTCCACGCCCGCGGAGACCTTCATGATGGAGGCCTTTATCTCGTCGGTGATGTGCGGGATGACCTGGATGGTGCGGCCGAGGTAGTCGCCCCGGCGCTCCTTCTGGATGACCGAGTCGTAGATCTTGCCGGTCGTGAAGTTGTTGACCTTGGCCATCCTGGCCCTGGTGAACCGCTCATAGTGACCGAGGTCGAGGTCGGTCTCGGCGCCGTCGTCGGTCACGAACACCTCGCCGTGCTGGAACGGGCTCATGGTGCCAGGGTCGACGTTTATGTAGGGATCGAACTTCTGGAGGGTGATCGAGAGCCCCCTGCTCTCGAGTATTGCGCCGATCGACGACGATGCGATGCCCTTGCCAAGGCCTGAGACGACTCCGCCGGTGATGAATATGAATTTGGTCTTGGGAGCCATGTGATCGGTCCGTATCGCGAGGCAGTATATGGAGCGCATAATTGCCTGTCAACCAGAGAGCCGGAAAGTTGGGACGCGGGTGTGGACAACGCGAGGTTTCGACGTCCGGTCATCCACAGAGCTGATCGCCTGTGGATATAATTTGCACAAATAACAGTCGGGTGAAAAGGACCGGTCGGGACAAAAGAAACGGGGTGGCATGTGCCACCCCGTGAAAAGGTGCGAGGTTGAAGATCGTCGATCAGCGCTTCGAGTACTGCGGACGCTTGCGCGCCTTTCTGCGGCCCACCTTGCGGCGCTCCTTCTCGCGGGCGTCGCGAGTGAGAAGCCCCTCGACCTTGAGAGGCTTTCTCAGGTCCTGGTTCATGGCGATGAGGGCCCTGGCGATGCCGTGTCTTGTAGCCCCGGCCTGTCCCGCGATGCCGCCGCCGCACACGTTGACCACCGCATCGAACTTGCCGGCGGTGCCGGTGAGCTCGAAGGGCTTACCTACCGCCAGCTGCAGGGTGGGGCGGGGGAAGTAGTCGTTGACCGCCTTG is a window from the Pseudomonadota bacterium genome containing:
- the rpsI gene encoding 30S ribosomal protein S9 — protein: MKETSQETQGRSKKRTEFQATGKRKTSIARVRLAPGVGTITVNGKAVNDYFPRPTLQLAVGKPFELTGTAGKFDAVVNVCGGGIAGQAGATRHGIARALIAMNQDLRKPLKVEGLLTRDAREKERRKVGRRKARKRPQYSKR
- a CDS encoding CTP synthase — protein: MAPKTKFIFITGGVVSGLGKGIASSSIGAILESRGLSITLQKFDPYINVDPGTMSPFQHGEVFVTDDGAETDLDLGHYERFTRARMAKVNNFTTGKIYDSVIQKERRGDYLGRTIQVIPHITDEIKASIMKVSAGVDLVLVEIGGTVGDIESLPFLEAIRQFKFDAGRENVLYIHLTLIPYLSASGELKTKPTQHSVQKLREIGIQPDILLCRTEQPLSKELRSKISLFCNLPVECVFAARDADHIYDVPLMFHREGLDEKIVELLNIWTKAPDLTAWNTLLDAIKNPESDVTIGIVGKYVNLTDSYKSLNEALMHGGYPTKTKVNLKFIDAEELQDEQGIKALDAVDGVL